The sequence GCGCAGAGTCCGCATCCGTGAATGAGTCTGGAAAAAACATCCAGATAGGGGGCTGATTGATGAATCACCACAACCATCGGGCGGTCCGTCCGGCTTCGATTCTCCCTGATAATGGCAAATTTTTTAGCGCTTGAGATTTGTTTTCGTTTTTCAAGAATCCTGATCCAGGTGTCAATGGCCCTGACAGGTGCAGAAGACTCCAGATAGTTTGAACTGATATATGAAAATGTGTCCGAGGCCATCAACGCTTCCATGAGCCGGGGCGCGCATGTCTCCAGAATGGTTGTGGCCAGCGTTTCGCCTGCTTTGGTGCCGGATTCAATTTGTTTTCGTATTTCGGCAACTACATAATCCGAACAGTGTGTGTCCAAGGCCCTGATGGCTGCCATGCTTACAAAAATAGCCGGATCTGTGACCGCCTTTAGAAGGGGTGCTGTGGATTCAAGTTCAGGGTAATGTGACAGGGCCGTATACAAAGAAAAACGAACCGAATTTTTAAGATTTGGTTTTTCGGTAAGCGCCAAAAGATCGCCCAACGATTCCTGGGGAATGGTTCTGCCGATAAGCAATAAAAGGTTTCCCAGCAAATCGGGCGTCTGGGTGTTCAGATTGTCATGCAGGGCCTCTGCCACCGCGGCGCTTTTGTCACTAAAATATTCAAAGGCTTTGAAGCGGTCTTCAATATTGGGTGACGCCAGCAGCCGTACATTTTCTTTACAAGGGTCCTTATGGGATGTTGTTGGTTGGGACTGTGCTGACTGGGTTGGTGCCGAGTTAAGCGTTGTCGGTTGGGATCTTGCCGATTTGGCCGCTTTGGCTTTTTTTGGGGGCTGGGAGGCAGGTGTGGCTTTTCGGTTACCCTTTAAAAAGGTTAAGGCATCCAGGACATCCGAATCGCATTTGTCGGTTTGTGCAATTTGTTCCAACCGCTGCACAGCCTTGTTTGTGCCGATACGTTCCATGGCGGTGACCGCTTCCTTACGCAGTTCAAGATCATCGTAAAAAACAAATTCCGCCAGATCATCAACGAGAAACGCCATGCCAAGCCGGCCGGCGGCCCGGAAAATGTCCTTGAGCAGATCCTTGTTGGTCTCCTTGCTCAGAATATGCTTGATTAAATGGATAATGGGGCCGGGATGCTCCGGATTGGTGTGGTTGATCAGGATCAAGGAAAATTTAAAATTAATATGCGCTCTGTCCGTGGTGAGTTGATACAGGCGCGCGCGAAGGGGATGGGTGGGTCCCATGGTGTTCATAAGAAAAGATAAAATATCATAGGCAACATTGTCCGGCGCCAGGGCAAGCTGTTCAATCATAGCCTGCTGCTGGTTTTCATCAAGGTTTAAAATCGGTAACAGGGTATCTGAATCTATTTCCCCTGTTTTGATCATCCTTTTAAATTCCGAAATAAATAACGCCATATGTTCTTCTTATGAGTCATATCCTTTTGGGTTTTTCTGCTGCCAACGCCATGCGTCTTTGCACATATCCTCGATATCCAGATCCGCTTTCCAGCCAAGTTCGCGTTCGGCTTTAGACGGATCTGCCCAGCATGCGGCGATGTCGCCCGGTCTGCGGGAGCCAATTTCGTAGGGGATATTGTGTCCGCAGGCCTTTTCAAACCCTTTGATCATCTCAATTACAGAGTATCCCCGGCCGGTGCCAAGGTTATAAATACCCACACCTGGGGTTTTCATGAGCCGTTGAAGGCAGCAAATATGTCCTTTGGCAAGGTCGGTGACATGGATAAAATCCCGGACCCCGGTACCGTCCGGGGTATCGTAGTCATTGCCGAAAACATTAACCCGGGGCAGTTGGCCTATGGCCACCCGGGCCACATAAGGCATCAGGTTGTTGGGAATATCCCTGGGATCTTCGCCAATGTCTCCGGAGGGATGTGCCCCCACCGGGTTGAAATATCGCAAAAGGGTAATGTGCCATTTGGGGTCGGCTGTGTAAAGATCGGACAGGATTTCTTCAATCATCAATTTGGTTCTGCCGTAGGGGTTGGTTACGGACAGGGGAAAGTCTTCCGTGATGGGCAAATTGGCCGGATTGCCGTAAACCGTGGCAGATGATGAAAATACAATGGCGGTAACACCTGATTTTTCCATGGCTGTAATCAGGTTCAGGGTGCCGGTGATATTGTTGTGGTAATAGCGCAGGGGTTGTGAAACCGATTCTCCCACAGCTTTAAGCCCTGCAAAGTGGATCACGGCTTCAATATCTTTATGGGCTTTGAACACCGCATGGGTGCCGGCTTCATTCAGCAAATCGGTTTGGAAAAACGCAAGATCTTTTCCCGTAATGTTTCTAACCCGGTCAAGGGCCTTGGCTGACGAGTTGACAAGATTATCCAGTACGACCACATCGTGGCCCTGGTTCAGCAATTCGACGCAGGTATGGCTGCCGATATATCCGGCACCGCCGGTGACAAGAATTTTCATTTGAATTCCTTGTAGGGTTTGAAAGTTATCTCTTTTTTCCAGGACGCCTTGTTGAACATTTCATAACATATTTTACATGTTTTGCACATTTTTGTACAGGCGGTGAGGGTGGTAAAAAACCGGCTTCCCAGACGGGAATTGTCTATGTGCCATTGCTGGGCAAGTGTTTCCGGTGTATCCATGAGGTCAAGAAGATTGCCGTTAAAATTCCCTTTGGCATAGGCACTGACGCACCGTTCTAAAAACCCCACGCCCCGGGTACGGCCGCAAAGCTTTATCCCGTCGGCAAGGCCTCGATAATGGTGAATGTCTTCAGGCCGGATAAAAGGAGATTTGAGAAATACGTGGGGTTGAACGTCAAAATAGGCCTGGCACCCCAGGTTTTTATTCATTTGAAATGTACCTTCCCTGGCAAGTCCGGTATTGGAAAGGGCGATATGGGCATCATGGCTGAGTTTGAACGGGCATTGGTAAATGCAACCTTCATTGGCCAGAAGTTCAATGCGTATGTCCGGATCGTACGCTTTGATTGCCTTTGACAGGGTGGCCAGTGTTTCAGGATTTCTGTTTAGAGCGCGGTCAGGCACAATGCGAGCCGGTTTTTTAAACCGGAGAAGGGCAAGCATATCAAAAAAAGAGAAAAACTTTTCAGGGCTGTCCAGCATGGCGTTTATTCCCGGTATCGCTTCAAGGCGAGGGATAATTTCATGCCCTGTCTGGTCAAGGGCGCGCAAAAGATACATATCTGAAAACACAATGCCTTTTATGCCGACGCTATTGTCGAGGAGTGCAATATCATCGAGTATCCCGGACAACGTGGTATCGTCCGCATATACATTGGGGGGTATGAAACGGGTGTTCATTAAGATATATTTGTCCATTGCCTTCAAGGAGGACAAACTGGTGCATAGATCCTGGGTCTCAGATGCAAGGTCATGAGCAATTCGTACCCTTGCATCGGTTATAGGCCCGGAAGGTAATGGAAAATATATGGATGAAAGGTTTGATGCATGCCTGGCGAGAAACCGGGCATAGCCTTCGTCCGGAATAAAGGGGACAGACAGTTTCATAACTGGTGCGTTCATAAATAAATTGAAGTCCACAGCAACGGTGACAAAACTTTAATATCTTACAAATGAATCAAAAAGGCAAGATTAAGATATTGACACACAATAATGCATGGTTAATCTTAAATTTAATCCCGGGCGAAAGTCTGGAATCCATACACTGAATAAAAGGAGTATTTTTAATGATTGAACTTACAGATGCTGCAAAAACGCAGATCGACAATTATTTCCAGGGGAATGAACCTAGCCCCATCCGGATTTTTCTTAACTCAGGCGGCTGAGCGGGTCCGTCTCTAGCAATGGCTCTGGATGAGCCTAAAGACAGCGACGACCTTTTTGACGTTAAAGGTATTAAATTTGTAGTAGACAAAGAGTTCATGGAAAAAGCACAAACGATTAAAATTGATTTCAACGGTATGGGCTTTAGCCTTGATTCGGGCTTGGAGCTTGGCCAGGCTGGCAACTGCGGCGGATGTTCTGGATCCTGCGGATAGGCTAGATTGGCCTGTGGCCATTTAAAAGGCGCCTTTGCATGAGAAGTAAAAGCAAAAGGCGCCTTTTTAGTTTCTCTCAGATGAACAGGGTTGCATGTGTCATTGAATTTGTTCTAACCGTTGGGGTTTTGCCGGATGGGGCCTGTAACCAGGATGGGAGATGCCTCTATCTTGTCTGCGGCCATCATGCTGACCACCCGCTCAAATGCGCTTATGATCATCATCTGCTCCCAGTCTTCAATATCGGAGAAATGCTCTGTGAATGTTTCCTGGAGCAGAGGCGGCAGGTTTTTGATAATATCCTGACCCTTGTCTGTAAGAAAAAGACTGACAGCCCGCCTGTCATCTTCTCTTTTTTTTCTGGCAATGTATCCACGGCTTTCAAGGCGCTTGGTGATATCTGTCACGGTTGCCTGACTTAAGCTTGTGGCCCGGGATAACGGGGTAATGGAAATTTGACCATGGGAGGAAATTTCCTGGAGCACAATAAGCTGGGGACCAGTCAGACCAAATTTTTTGTTTAATTTTCTGGAATGAATGTCAACTGCCTGGATGATTTTACGAATTGATATCAAAAGGGTTTGACATCTTTGGTTGCTTAGTTCTGTTACAGCCATAATTAAGTATTTATATTGTGTTTGCGTTATTTTTGTTAAAATATGGTTTGATGATATTCTGTTTTAAAGTAATATTGTATACTATTGTCCGGGTAATAGGCAAGCACCAATGGTTTTTGTCCTGGTTGACCCGAAACATCAATCAAGGGAAAATCAAACGTATTTTAATGTCAATTTTTCGGGGAAATGCCATGGAACAACAGGTCAATAAAGTGCTTTTGAACAGGTGTGCTGTTGTCTGCGCCGTCATGTTCATGGCCCTTGTCGGTATTGCAGGGTGCGGTGGAGAAGAAAAAAAAAATTTGGATCTGATCCTGGGTAACTGGATTCACTACAAGAATCGCACCTATATTCTCATCGCCATTGACATGAAAGGCACGTGGACTTCTTCGGTCAGAATTGCAGACGTGACCTCTAAAATTGTTGGTTCCAAGGGAACGGCCGGCGGCACCTGGCATTTGGACGAGGGACAGTTGATTTTAACTGTTGAGAGATCAGATATCGAAGATGTCTGGGAAAAGAATGACACCCGGTTTTACAAGGTGCTTGAACTCAGCGACCATCTCATTATCCTTGAGGGCGAAAACGGCCGTAAGGAGGAATGGAAAAAAACGGTTCGTCAAAAGAAAGATGACGCCGGTGCAGTCAATCCGATTGTTACCATGGCGCCCTATGCCGTTAATTTGGACAGACATTCTTCCAATGCCCAGGACCGCTACCTGTGTCTGAGTATTCATTTGGAACTTATGGAACTGATGCCGGAACAGTCTGCACCCCAATTTCATCCCAGGGCCAGGGATGCCGCCATCATGTACCTGTCTTCTCTGACGTATGATGATGTCTCTGATTTTGATCGCATCAAGGCCCAGAAAGAAAAGCTCAAAGAGGCACTCAATCCCTATATGGAAGGGTTGATCAAGGACGTTGTCATTGACCATGTGGTTATTGCCGTCTCTGCAGCCAAGGTGGAAGAATTTATCATTGAACATACGGCGGTATCAACCGAAGAGCAAGCCGCTGAAGGAGAAGAGGGCGAAGCCGGCGAAGAAGGCGTAGAAAAAGAAAGCCCAGAGGCCTCCTGACAGAAAAGTAATCAGATATCTTCTTTTGGTTTTATGACCAGTACGGCGCCGGAATTAAGACTGATTTCGGCCTTATCCTGTGTGAATACATTGCTGATTCCCATGGTTGATCCCATGCAAAGGCTTTTATCCGTTAATGGATACTCCAACCCCTTCAGGGTCAGGCCTTTAACACGGTCTGATACCGGGATGACGGACATCAGGTCACCGGCGCGGCCCGTGAGTGTCAGGCGGGAAACAACAATATGAATATCATTATATGCATCCAGGATCGTGGCCGGGATTCCCTGGTCTGCAAGTCTGCGTAGAAGGAAAATATTTGCCAGGGTGTGGTCAAGCCGGGTGCTCGTGGCACCCATAATGAGAAGATCTGTACATCCATGGTCAATGGCATATTCTATACATAATTCCAGATCTGTCTGGTCCTTGCGCACAGGATGCTTTAAAATTTTAACCTGTTTTTCTTTAAAAAATGAAAGGATGTGTTCGGGAATGGAATCAAGATCACCGATGATAATCCGGGGAACAATGCCCATGTGGTGAAGATGAACGGCCCCGCCGTCTGCGGCAATAACCATGTCCGCTTGTTGTATCCGGGATAAAAGTCTGTCTGTTTCGGATAGGGTTCCGTTTGCTACAATGACTATTTTCATAATTCTGCTTTCATACCAGAAAAATGATATAATGCAAACAAGACTATTTATTGACATAATGTTCAGGAGTTCATATTTTCCAAGCCAATGAAGGTTTTCAAACGTATACATACCTATCTTTTTTTTGAGCTTATTCCGCCGTTTGCCATAAGCTCCTTTTTTTTAACTTCGGTATTTTTGATGACCCGGATTCCGGATATCATGAATATGGTGGTTAATTACAACTCCAGTATCATGGATATCCTTCTTCTCATATCTTATACCCTGCCGCGGTTTATGGAGTTTACCATTCCCATGTCAGCCATGATTGCAGTGCTTTTGACCATCATGCGCATGTCAGGGGAAAATGAAATTATCGCCCTGAAAGGGGCGGGAATGTCTTTGTATAAACTTTTGCCGCCGGTAATCATGTTCAGCGTCATGACCCTTTTAATCACCATGTGGGTGACGGTTTACGGGATTCCCAAGGGTAAACTGGCCCTGAAGGTGAAAACCATAGAACTTGCCAGGTCCAGTATTGACGCAGCACTGCAGGAGCGTCAGTTTAACAGTCAGCTTGACGGTATCATGATTTATGTGGCCCATGTGGATATGGGGACCCGGGATTTGACCGACGTATTCATTGAGGACCGCAGGACTGCCGACATGATCTCTATCTCAACGGCGCCCAGGGGACGCCTGGTGCGCCAGGGAGACCAGGATGTATACACCATCCGTTTGTATGACGGCATGATCAACCAAGTCAATGTTCAGGATCATTCCGTGACCAATATCAATTTTGGGCACTATGACATCAATATTGATCTGGCTGCCATGCAGAAAAATACATCCAGGAAAGTGACAAAGGACTTTGATGAAATGAGTCTGCATGAACTGATTCAGCGTATCCGGATCGGTTTTAAAACGCCTAAAATGGATAGTGAGGCTCGCTTGGTGTTGCATGAGAAATTTTCCATTCCTTTTGCATGTCTTGCTTTGGGATTGTTGGCATTTCCTTTGGGGGTTCAGTCTATGTCCTCAAGAAAATCAAATGGTTTTGGGATGGGGGTAGGTTTTTTTCTGCTTTACTATCTGTTGCTGGCCTTTGGCTGGTCCGGCGGCGAGGCCGGTCGTTATCCGCCTGTCATTGCCATGTGGATGCCCAATGTGGTCATGGGGGGGGCGGGTATTTTTCTTTTGATCCGTAATGCCAAGGAGCGGCCCGTACATCTGCCCCTTTGGATTCAAAATCTTCCGGCAACTGTTGTCGCCCGTTTCTGGAAAAGGACAAAATCATGATCAGATGCCTTCACAAATACTGGCTCAAAGAGTTTGTCAGGATTTTCATTATTATCCAGGCATTGGTTATGGTTTTGTTTGTGTTTATTGATTACCTGTCTCGTCTGGATAGAATGCTTGAATACAATGTGACCTTTGCCAGAGGGCTTTGGTATGTGCTGCTTAAGCTGCCGTATATGTTTGTTCAACTCACTCCGGCAGGACTGCTTCTTGCCGTTATTTCCGTGTTTGGTATCATGAACCGGAACGAAGAACTTACGGCTTTAAAGTCTTCGGGCATCTCCGTTTATTTTCTGGTCAAGCCGGCCATTTGGGTCGGATGTCTTCTGGCGTTGTTGATGCTGTTTTTGGGTGAAACCCTGATTCCGTTGTCCATGGCGCGTTCCAACCATATCCGTTACCATGAAATGGTTGAAAAAAAGGGGGTTGTTCACAGTCGAAAAGACATCTGGATTCGCTCGGACAACACGCTTGTGCACATTAATTTTTTTGACCCGGTCCAAAAGACGGTGGCCGGTATCACATGTACCACCATGGGGCCCGGATTCAAGATCGCCTCGCGTATTGATGCGGCAAAAGGGTATTATGACAACGGTCAATGGATTCTGGAAGATGTTGCTGAACAGGTGTATGACCCCAAAATTGATGACTATCATGTGACCATAAGGCCCAGACAGGTCATCTCCCTTGGCCTGAGCCTGAAACCCGACGACCTTGGCCGCATAGCCAAAAAAACAAATGAAATGAGTTTTACCGAGCTTCGACGGTATGTAGGAAAAGTAACGGCTGAAGGGTATGACGCCACTACGTATAAGGTGGACATGCATGGTAAGCTGGCCTTTCCCTTTATCTGTGTGATCATGGCGTTGACAGGGGCGGCCACGGGCATGAGGACTTTTGTGAAGACCAACCTGCCCGTGGGTATTGCCGTGGGCGTGGGGTTTTGTTTTTTGTACTGGTTTGTCTTCGGGTTTACGGCCTCTTTGGGCTATGCAAAGATTTTGCCGCCGGTGGTGGCCGCCTGGGTGAGTAACCTGGTTTTTTTATGCCTGGGGTGTATTTATCTGATTCAGACGGAATGATGCCGGTTTTATGATTTTTTTTTACCATATCATTACCTTGGTGGTATTTTTTTTCTGCCTGCCTTTTTTACCTCTTGTCTGGATGTTTTCAGCCAAACGGCGGGCTAATCTATTACAACGCCTGGGCCTGTTTACCCGGCTTCCTGAAAAAGAAACCAACACGCACAGAATTTGGGTTCATGCCCTGTCTGTGGGGGAAGTAAATTCAAGTCTGCCGCTGGTAAGCGCCTTAAAAAAAAAATACCCGGCTCATGAGATTTTTTTTACAGCATCCACTAAAACCGGATTTGAGCGGGCCTTGATCTGATGCCTCCGGGCCGGGCTGATTCCCCGGTCACGATGATGGGTTATTTCCCCTTTGATATCTGGTTTGCAGTGATACGGGTTGTCTCACAGCATTTCACCGGATATTGTCTGTCTAGTGGAAACGGATCTATGGCCCGGGTTTTTGTCTGTCATGCATCACCGCCGGATTCCGGTGGTGCTTGTGAATGCCCGGTTGTCGCCAAGGTCATTAAAAGGGTACCGATGCATGGGGCCGCTGAACGATTTGTTTTTCTCAAAGCTTTCCTGTGTTATGGCCCAAACCCGGCAGGATGCGTTGGGCTTTGAACAGCTTGGTGTGGCCCGAAACCGTATTGAAGTCACCGGCAATATCAAGTTTGATCAGCCCTGTCCGAAGTTGTCCCGGGAGGAAATTTCAGACCTTGTCCGGGATTTGGGGTTTTACACGGGTGACCGGATAATGATTGCCGGTTCCACCCATCCCGGTGAAGAATCCATGGTGGTCCGGGCGTTTATCCAGGCGAGACAAATAGACCCTGCACTCAAGCTTGTCATTGCCCCCCGGGATCCGGGCAGGTGTAAAGCGTTGCTCAGGGAGTTGCCTTTAGCCGGATTGAGGGTCGCATGTTATCTGGATACACTTGAAAGCAAGCAAGGCGCAGATATTTTGTTTCTCAACACCATTGGTATTCTGGCCAAGGCCTATGCGCTTTGTACAGTTTCCTTTGTGGGCGGGTCCTTGGTCGCCCAAGGCGGGCATAACCTTCTGGAACCGGCCATGTTTGGCAAACCAGTGTTCTTTGGGCCCCATATGACGGATTTTCATGACATGGCCCGGTTGTTTGTCCAGGGCAAAGGCGGCATTCAGGTTAAAGATGAAGAATCCCTGGCCGTTGAACTGGAAAAAATGCTGGGCGATCCGGATTACCGCACCCGCGTAGGGCATAATGCCCGGCAAATTTTTAAAGACAACGCAGGGGCGATAAATGCCTGTTTAAGTCGGATGGAGGCGTTTCTTGATTAAATCCTGGCTGGACCGGATAGAAAAGCGGGTATTGCAGACCATGGAAACTTCGGGGCCCTTTGCGCCGTGTTCCTTTGATCAGATGCTGGCCGGCTGTGCAAGCCTTTATAAAGCCGGGGTGAAACTGCGTTATGCCATGTATGGTAGTGGTTTTTTGCAATCAAGGCGCCTTGATTGCCCTGTGATTTCCATCGGCAACCTGGCCGTGGGCGGGTCCGGTAAAACACCCATGGCGGTTTGGCTGGCAAAAATGTTGGTGGAAAAAGGGGTGCGTCCTGTGGTGATCAGCCGGGGCTACAGAGGGACACTTGAAGACGAGGTTGCTGTGGTATCGGACGGCCGGGACGTGTTTCTGGATGCAAAAACTTGTGGTGATGAGCCCTATATGATGGCCATGGAAAAAGCCTTTCCCGTGGTGGTGGGAAAAGACCGATATAAGGCCGGTCTTATGGCTGTGGAGACGTTTGCACCGGATGTGATTATTCTTGATGACGGATTCCAACATCTGAAATTGAGCCGGGACCTTAATTTGGTGCTCCTGGACTACAGACAACCTTTGGGGAACGGACGCATGCTCCCGGCAGGCCGGTTGCGTGAAACCCTTTGTATGGCAAAGGACAGAATTGATGCCGTTGTGTTTACCCGGTGTCCACCGGATGTATTTCAAACAGAACCACTTCTGGAATCTGGAGGTCGATCCTTTGCAAAAGATATCATTAAAAAATTGCCGCCTGTGCCTGTTTTTTTCTCTGGGTATGAGCCCTTTGTGGCACAACTGTTTTCAGCCGGGGAAGACGATTACAAAGATGATTTGCAATCCCAGTGGTTGAAAGGAAAACGGGCTGTCTTGTTCTCAGGTTTGGCCCGGAACGGCTCCTTTGCACAATCCGTGCAGCACCTGGGTGTAAATATTGCCGATCATTTTGAATTTTGCGACCATTACCGATATAATGAACCTGATTTTAAATGGATTATAGACCGGGCCAAAGCGTTGAATGTTGATCTTATTCTGACAACCCAGAAAGACTGGGTAAAGGTGAACCTGGTGTACTTCAGGGATATGACGGTTGCTGTTATTGGTATCCGGTTGCGCTTTTCCAATCCCCAGGGTCTTGAAAAATTTATTTTGAACAATACGAACGGGTAGGGTAGAGCAGGGCATTAGGGTTGCCCATGATAATTTATTGATTGCTATTATAATCAATTTCACCGTAAGGCAGCAGTTCTCCTTTTTCGGCAAAGAGGGTCGAGGGTCGATTTCTCACAAAATGACCGCCAGAAAATGTCTGACTGACAGTTATTCAGGTGTTTTAAAAATCGGGGGCCCAGTTGTCCCATGACATTTCGGGATAACGTTTCTCTATCTTTGAATTGTTTTAAATCTGAGTCTATCCAGGCAAGTTTGCCTTCACCCGGATGATACATGATATTCCCAAGTCCCAAATCTTTAGGGCAAAGCATTGCGTTGAGAATCACTGCCAGGTCACGGCCGAAGCATTGGATGATGCTAAGGCAATCCGGACGGTGCATAAATTTGTGGTTTAAATCGTCGTAACCAACCAGAAAATCCATTTCATGCATTGATTCAATCCCTTTTCGCGTTTTTGGGAATAAAGAGAACGCTGAAAAATATGTTTTCGGGGTGACCAGCCCCAATTCAGATAAAATAGCGGCACTTTTTGATTCTCTTTCAGCCTGGGATCTTAAGGCATATTTTCTGAAAACATCTTTAGGGATTGATTGCCCGTAACAAACCTTTAAAATATAATTGTCCACTTTATATAGGTTGGCATACAATTGCCTTTTAAATAAGGACGCATCTTCAACTTTTCCGGTATTTGTTATGCGGGAACGCCCTTTACAAACAAACAAATGGGATACGCCCTCAATATTTATATTTTTAAAAAAATAATCATCCATTAGTTTTCCAACCGGAGTCTGTCTCATGAGGCAGGCCCGGACTATTTTTATCGATTTTCCATATAATAGTCAGCAAAGAAAAGATTATAAACTGGACCATATCAATAAAATGCGTGGTCATGACCTGCAACACACCATTTGCCAGAAACATAGTTAAAAGTGCAAGACAACACCTTGAAAGGCTTTGTATGAATAAATCTTTCCCATATAAAATCAGCTGGCAACATATGAATAAGGAAACGGTAAACAATCCGGCATACATCAGCATCCCCACAAGACCGGTCCTGGTCGCCATGCTCAAAAACATATTATGCGGCCGGTCAAACGGAATCTTTCTGTATTTTTTTGGTATCCGGGAACTATAAGTTTCTTTATCAATGAATTCAGGATTCCGGAAGGTATCAATTGAAAATCCAGTTCCTGAAATAGGATAATCTTTTATTACCTCTATTGAATAAAGAATTAAACCTCTTCTGGCATTATCTTCAAAAAGTTTAGCCTGAATCCTGTTTTGCATAGGGCTTAGTGCTATAATTAAAATTATGGCAACCATCAAAAGACTTAACACTTTTTTGTGGCCCCACAGTTGTAAAGGAAATGCGATGCACAGCGCCAAAATGGCCCCCCTTGATTGGGTTGCGATAGTAGATATGATTAAAACCGTAATAGCCACTGCAAGAAAAGTACGTTGGAATTTATTTTGACAAATTTTAAATAACCACACGGCCATAAAGAACCCTAGCATAAATCCAAAAGGTATCACATCTGGGGCAATTGACTTAGATCCATTAAGAAAAAGGCGAGAAACGATGTCATGCCCCAATATGCCATAATATAAAATTAAAGCACCTACGGCAAAAATAAATTCCGAGAGAACAACACAAGCGGCAAGCAATAATAACCGTTTTTTTGTACCGAACAAATTTATTACGACCAGATAAAAGATCAGATAACGAATCAGATGGGAGTAAAGGTCGCGGGCACTATCCGGCTTATCCAACGCAAAAATAACACTTATTGTGGCCCAGAAAAGGAATAAGGCGAATGGGTAGAGCAGGGGCGTGTTATAATAAAAACCGTCAAATTTATTTCGTGCCATGGCTATCATGGGCAAAATAGCGGCATAAAAAAACAGTTGGTCTAAAAATGTTGTGTGGGGGAATGGATTTAAAAAAACAACAAGCAGCATTAAAAAAACAAACAGCTATATTTTCCAACCTGCTATTTGCAATGGCCTCCGTTTTTTGATCAGCTATCGAAGACTGCACCGAAGAAGATAATTTTTCCATAAATTTTAAGGCTTATGTCGCGTTTTGGGGTTCTATTTGATTATCACCTCAATGAGTGAGTGAAGGCCATTTTACAA comes from uncultured Desulfobacter sp. and encodes:
- the lptG gene encoding LPS export ABC transporter permease LptG, translated to MIRCLHKYWLKEFVRIFIIIQALVMVLFVFIDYLSRLDRMLEYNVTFARGLWYVLLKLPYMFVQLTPAGLLLAVISVFGIMNRNEELTALKSSGISVYFLVKPAIWVGCLLALLMLFLGETLIPLSMARSNHIRYHEMVEKKGVVHSRKDIWIRSDNTLVHINFFDPVQKTVAGITCTTMGPGFKIASRIDAAKGYYDNGQWILEDVAEQVYDPKIDDYHVTIRPRQVISLGLSLKPDDLGRIAKKTNEMSFTELRRYVGKVTAEGYDATTYKVDMHGKLAFPFICVIMALTGAATGMRTFVKTNLPVGIAVGVGFCFLYWFVFGFTASLGYAKILPPVVAAWVSNLVFLCLGCIYLIQTE
- the lpxK gene encoding tetraacyldisaccharide 4'-kinase, whose protein sequence is MIKSWLDRIEKRVLQTMETSGPFAPCSFDQMLAGCASLYKAGVKLRYAMYGSGFLQSRRLDCPVISIGNLAVGGSGKTPMAVWLAKMLVEKGVRPVVISRGYRGTLEDEVAVVSDGRDVFLDAKTCGDEPYMMAMEKAFPVVVGKDRYKAGLMAVETFAPDVIILDDGFQHLKLSRDLNLVLLDYRQPLGNGRMLPAGRLRETLCMAKDRIDAVVFTRCPPDVFQTEPLLESGGRSFAKDIIKKLPPVPVFFSGYEPFVAQLFSAGEDDYKDDLQSQWLKGKRAVLFSGLARNGSFAQSVQHLGVNIADHFEFCDHYRYNEPDFKWIIDRAKALNVDLILTTQKDWVKVNLVYFRDMTVAVIGIRLRFSNPQGLEKFILNNTNG
- a CDS encoding O-antigen ligase family protein → MLLVVFLNPFPHTTFLDQLFFYAAILPMIAMARNKFDGFYYNTPLLYPFALFLFWATISVIFALDKPDSARDLYSHLIRYLIFYLVVINLFGTKKRLLLLAACVVLSEFIFAVGALILYYGILGHDIVSRLFLNGSKSIAPDVIPFGFMLGFFMAVWLFKICQNKFQRTFLAVAITVLIISTIATQSRGAILALCIAFPLQLWGHKKVLSLLMVAIILIIALSPMQNRIQAKLFEDNARRGLILYSIEVIKDYPISGTGFSIDTFRNPEFIDKETYSSRIPKKYRKIPFDRPHNMFLSMATRTGLVGMLMYAGLFTVSLFICCQLILYGKDLFIQSLSRCCLALLTMFLANGVLQVMTTHFIDMVQFIIFSLLTIIWKIDKNSPGLPHETDSGWKTNG